The following nucleotide sequence is from Apium graveolens cultivar Ventura chromosome 4, ASM990537v1, whole genome shotgun sequence.
atgtttcatcatagtcaattccctcctgttgagaatatccttttgcaaccagccttgccttgttccttacaattatgccatcactgtcagttttgtttctgaatacccactttgtaccaacaaccgatctattcttgggtcttggcactaaggtccagactttgtttctttcaaattcattcaactcttcctgcattgcttgcacccaatcagcatcttgaagagcttcttccactttctttggctcagtctgagagagaaaagaattgtaaagacattcattcgaagtacctgttctagttctgacacctgcctcaggatttccaattattaaatcaggtgtatgtgattttgtccacttccttgcagatggaagattttctctagaactggatgctcccccataattcatgctgtcttcgatttcattttctgatgctccccctgaaactatgctctctgagttggatccttcagtatttagattttcagcactgtcagtacttggcttatcagaacttgacgaatcagaatttgacgagccagatgtatgttctgatgcttcttgagatgtgataaaatcttgagtatgctccccctgcagtggtgcatcttcctttgacgtagtcaccacagtttcaataacatcagagtttaatccatcagaatttacagtatcaggacttagactgtcaggacttgaggtatcagaatatgaatcttcattttcaaatctcagcttattatgatcaatgcaatcttcaagtccagtgatcttcttgtcatcaaaagagacattgatagattccatgaccacttttgttctcaaattatagactctgaaggcttttgtagaaagtggatatcctacaaagattccctcatcagcttttagatcaaacttggatagctgttcaggatgagtcttgagaacaaaacacttacatccaaatacatgaaagtatttgagatttggcttcttgttcttcatcatctcatatggtgtttttccatgcttgttaatgagtgttgcattttgagtaaaacaagcagtctgcacagcttcagcccagaaataggttggaagctttgcttcttcaagcattgttcgtgcagcttcaattagagttctattcttcctttcaacaactccattttgctgtggagttccaggagcagaaaattcctgctttattccatgatttttgcagaactcttccattatcaaattcttgaattcagtgccattatcactcctcaaaattttcacagaatctttgatcaatttatccagatgtttgacatgatcaatcaggatagatgcagtttcactttttgtgtgcaagaaatacacccatgtgtatctggtgaactcatctactatgaccaacgcatatttcttctttgcaatagacatgacattcactggaccaaatagatcaacatgaagtagatagtaaggctcaagaattgatgattcagtcttgctcttgaacgaagattttctttgtttagccttctgacatgagtcacaaagaccatcaggaacaaacactgattttggcagtcctctcacaagatctttcttgatcagttcatttatcttgttgaagtttaaatgagagagtttcttgtgccaattccagctttcttcagttgaggctctactcactaaacagattgcagaaccatcagaacttgttgaaagcttagcttcataaatgttaccacgcctgaatcccttcagaacaatttttcctttagatttactaactatttcacaatgttctgcaaagaaatcaacatgataacctctgtcacagatttgacttatactcagtaagttgtgtttaagtcctgagaccagagctacatctttaataatgacattcccaagattgatattgccatatcccaaggtttttccaatgttgccatctccataagaaacacttgggccagctttctccacaaagtctgatagcagggccttatttccaatcatatgtcctgaacatccactgtccagaactagaatatttttcctgttgccctgcaatcaaaaagactactaattattagttttaaggacccagacttgcttggatcctttggcctttttaggtttgttaacatttgcagcggatttaacatcagattttatgttaacagttttcttgtcagaccttatactagaaggaacaacagaaactttctttaaagaaggttttatttgataataatcatagtacaaactatgatattccttacaagtataaatggaatgccataaactaccacaatgaaaacaaggattttgtggtttgtatctaacagactgactcttaactcctgactttgtatataaggagttaatattcttattcttcctgcaaaaagaagccagatggttagaacttccacagttatgacatgctttcctaggagcatcaggaacagatttatagttattgcttttattcacaccttcctttccattcctgtttttcctaggtgattttaccttgtttgcatccttaacatctttcagcttatgcttaagctgcttcttcgtcattaagcctatgttaacttcagctgtcttttcctgttttagtttgtcagaagctaattcctttttaacttctgatttctcattttcggatttttcagttacaaacttaacaggttttaacttcggcttttgcttatcaacaggcttaatttctacagttcctttttcatttactccatagcctaaaccctctttccagtttccactgcttagcaaattttgagttgttttgccagagttagtccaagttctgataatctctctctccttttctaactcagtttttagagattcattcatttttagcacttcatccctaatataaaaagcattatctctatcctgctgagtttgatgaaacatgactaactctttttctaagaaatcattttttttcttaaaagcaagattttcagaagttaatctttcacatgttaaagtttgatctctataactaacaaacatggttttaagatatcttctcaactcatcaatatcatcagtatgaaaagtataagtagtctgaggtacctttgtttcagcagcttcagaactgctctcagaacttgatttatcagcatttgccatcaatgcatagttctcctcactttcagagtctgaggtgtctgtccagcttttctgctttgtgacaagagctttgcctttgtcattcttggtcttcttgcaatcaggagatatgtggcctttctcaccacaattataacatttaacattagcgtaatctcctctgtcagactttcctccttttccttcagatcttctgaaattcttcttatcagaacttatgcctttcctggaaaacatctttcccttcctgaacttcctgtatgcaatctttgtgattcctttcaccataagagcacacagcttcattatctcctcatcagcatcagtttcaggcaagctttcagaatctgagtcatcatcactctcagaacttgatgactcagtatcagattttatgataagagctttacccttatctttctttgaggaaggtggtttgggggattcctcttcaaccttgagagcaactgtccttgactttcctccttttctcttgcttctttgttccatctcaagttcatgggtcttgagcattccatagatttcatcaagagttgtttcatcaagattgtagttgtctcttattgttgttgccttcaaatcccaacattcaggaagagctaacaggaatttgaggtttgtatcttcaagatcatactccttatttactaatgacaagtcattcaagagtttgacaaatctatcatatacatcagtcaatgactcattagtcctagagtcaaagtgttcatactcttgagtgagtattgtcttcctgttcttcttaactgtttcagttccttgacaccttgtctccagtgcatcccatatctccttagcagtcttgcagttgattaccctgtttgacattacattatcaatggcactatgcaataagtgacgtaccttggcatccttagcaatagatgctatatcttcagcagtgtaatcagtcttttcctttggtacggtcattgctgcttcacctgcaactacaacagcgagcttggtaggtttgtgaggcccttccctgattctatcaaggtattctggatctgttgcttccagaaacatggtcatccttaccttccatatgggatattcagatggtctcaatatgggaactctgatagtctcatatcgactctgagttgatatctttgatgattcctcagttttggtaggcttagttggagtttctgtgtcagacatgattgtgtttggatctttaactgtatgtgtgttaacagatagctctgataccacttgttaggtcacactttcactgtagagggggtgaatacagtgtttattacaatcaaatcaaacttcaagaacttatgtaacagaaaacaaactttatttaaacaataaactctgttacaatctggaactgttatctctcagtgatgaacaaaatatcacgagagcttctagagttataataaataatattctcgataatgataacacctctagtgtaaactctatttctgtgtttatatactacacagttacaagatattcgctaattgatatggaatataattctgcttcctaaaatatatcaatcagatatcttctattccaagtattccattcttcacggaattccttcttcatgcatatctcttcttatgtttatcttgatcttcttaactttaatcagctactgtccttatctgatcgtccttcagcacttaagttctgatatctatctcctgataacataagtactgatatcccttaagttctgacttccagtaccttaagttctgacttccagtataagtactgatcagttaagtactgatttgttctgttcaaataagatctgaaatctaaacataaaacatattagccatgacattatcaaatatatctaacactcaACTTAATGGAAGTCATGGCTAATGCAAGAACTAATTTTTCAAGAGATGTGTAACTTGTTTCTGCATCTACTAAACTCTTGCTGACGTAATACACAGGCGACTGGACTCCTTCATTTTCTTTGACAAGAACGCCACTTATTGCATGATCAGTTACAGACAGATACACATACAAATCCTTTCCTCAAGTGGGTTTGGACAAGAGTGGTGGAGTAGTCAAATACCTCTTCAAGTCACTTAAAATAATCTCATTTTTTCAGACCATAAGAATCCTTTATTCTTTCTCAGCACGTCATAAAATAGCTTGCACATGTCCGACGATCGTGAAATGAACCTATTCAAGGCTGCAACACGTCCTGTCAATTTCTGTACGTCTTTGACGTTCGATGGGCTTTTCAATTCGAAGATCGCCTTAATTTGTTCTAGACTTGCTTCGATTCCTCTCCTCGTCACCATATATCCAAGGAACTTTCCCGATGACACAACAAAGTTACATTTGGATGGGTTCAGCTTCATGTTGTATGACCTTAATATGTCGAATACTTCTTGAAGATCACGTACATGATTTTCTGCGCTAACAGAATTGACGACCATGTCGTAAATGTATACTTCCATCGTCTATCCTATTTGATCTTTAAATATTCTGTTGACAAGTTTGTAAAATGTAGCCCCAACATTTCTTAATCCGAACGACATAGCCAAATAACAATATATCCCCCTGTCCGTTATAAATGCGGTCTTTTCACAGTCAGACGGTTCCATTTGGATTTGATTGAAGCCACTTGATGCGTCCAGGAACGTGAGTAGCTCATGACCAGCCGCCGAATCCACCATGGTGTCAATGTGAGGTAACGGGTAGGGATCTTTAGGACAAGCCTTGTTCAAATATGTGTAATCAACACAAACTCTCCATTTCCCATTTTTTTTCTGCACGATGACAACATTTGCTAGCCACTCAGGGTAATCAACTTCTTTAATCATGCCAGCCTTGATGAGTCTTTCCACCTCGTCATTTATTATCTTGTTTCTCTCAGCTGCAAACTTCCTCCGTTTTTGTTGGACGGGTGTGTAGCTAGGATCCACATTTAACTTATGTGTAATGACATTTGGTCGATTCCCGTTATATCACCATGTTCCCATACAAAAGCGTTCAGCCTCGTGGTTAAGAAATTTATTAAATTGGCTTCAATTGTTGGAGAAAGGTCTTTACCAATTAATACCTTCTTGTCCGCTGCTGTCAAATCTACTTCAGCTAATTGTTCCGGCCCTGTTATCGTGGCTACAGGCGTCTTGTCTCCCTGATGTTGGACAGTTGGCTTCAGACACGTCATGTAACAGTCCCGAGCCATGTTTTGATCCCCCCTTATTTCCTGAGCTCCCCATGGCGTCGGGAATTTTAATACTTAATGATATGTTGATGGTATCGCCTTCAAGTTGTGTATCCATGATCTTTCCATGATTATGTTGTAACTCGAGTCCACATCAATTATGCAAAACTTTTTCAGGAGATTGACCCCTTGGGCATATGTTGGCAACGTAATCTCCCCCAATGTGCGTTTTGTCTCACCACTAAACCCAACCAATGTTGTCGACTTCTTGATCATGTCGCTTTCTGCCAACCCCATTTGTGTCAATGTTCGAAGCATCATGATGTTGGTAGCACTCCCATTATCCACCAATATCCTTTTAATTAAGCAATTTCCCACGGGTAGTGAGATGACTAGTCCGTCTTGTTGTGGTTCTCGTATGTTCTTTTTGTTTGATTCATCGAATATTAAGGATGGAAGATTGTCATTACTAACCTCCACTTGTGTGACTCGTATATCTGTTTCTCTGGATGCTCTCTTAGCCTGTGAATATGTTGCTCCGCATATTTCTGACCCTCCTGAGATGAGGTTGATCACCTTGTGatgtggtggaggtggtggctGTCTTAGTGGCGTCACGTTGTTTCTTCTCGGAGACACGTCCTTTCCAACATAAGATGTCTTCTTTGACATCATGAATTTCATAATATATCCCTTCCTAGTCAGAAATTGTAGTACTTTACGTAAGGCCACGCAGTCATTAGCCTTGTGTCCATAATCTCCATGGTAGTCGCACCATAGTTTAGAATCCAGGTTGGATTTAGGTTTGTTGCTTTTCACTGGCCATTTTACCACACCTCCCAACTTGGAAAACTCCTTAATCATGACTGAAGGCGTGATCGTGAAACCATAGGTGTCATATATTGGTGGTAGGTTGAGGTCTTTTCTCCAATCACTGCGTTCCTCTCTCTTCCATTCATTAGACTCTCGTGTCGAGTTGACATGTACTTCATCTCTGTTTGATCTAGTATATGGATTGTAATCTCTGGACCTTGATGTCATAATTTTTCTTGACGGTTTGTAGTACTTCTCATCCTCCTCCATTCTATCTTCCTCCAATCTTACTTGTGCCATGGCTTTGGCTTGCACATCATCAATTGTTCGGCACGGGTACTTTGTCAGTTCTTCATAGAGTGGAGATTCTCGTTCTAATCCCCACCTGAATGCTTTGATAGCTATAGGGACGTCACAATTGGTGATAGTCACCTTCTCCCTGTTGAATCTCGTCAGGTAATCACGCAAAGGTTCCCTACTTCGTTGGACAATTTTGTACAAATCACTGGTTGTCTTCTCGAACACCCGACTGCTTGCAAACTGTAAGTTAAATGCATCTATCAGATCAGCGAACATCTTGATGCTTCCTTGTGGAAGGTTCACGAACCATTGAAAAGCTGGTCCCGATAGTGTTGAACCAAAACCCTTACACATACAGGCCTCTTTCAAGTCTCGCGTAATTAGTACTGTGAACATTCGTTGTTTGTATTGTGCAACGTGCTCCAGAGGATCACTAGTTCTATCATACGACCTCATTTGTGGTACAGTGAATCGTTTTGGTATTTCTACCAAA
It contains:
- the LOC141719788 gene encoding uncharacterized protein LOC141719788, with translation MNQEGEAENSRDTTATLKQLQEEMKKMRSENEALKKELTTAKSRTKTTTKKTIPSVIKRLDMDEAEDYNQNGGPTNGTDDVIDEEDMEDVPNNEDNTERRRDEQQYDDHDDRRGETDRRRSRHKSTRSKSQVAEDFRKELQEMRDFIERIPGIPKPLEKATPTSYTDSPIHDNIALVEIPKRFTVPQMRSYDRTSDPLEHVAQYKQRMFTVLITRDLKEACMCKGFGSTLSGPAFQWFVNLPQGSIKMFADLIDAFNLQFASSRVFEKTTSDLYKIVQRSREPLRDYLTRFNREKVTITNCDVPIAIKAFRWGLERESPLYEELTKYPCRTIDDVQAKAMAQVRLEEDRMEEDEKYYKPSRKIMTSRSRDYNPYTRSNRDEVHVNSTRESNEWKREERSDWRKDLNLPPIYDTYGFTITPSVMIKEFSKLGGVVKWPVKSNKPKSNLDSKLWCDYHGDYGHKANDCVALRKVLQFLTRKGYIMKFMMSKKTSYVGKDVSPRRNNVTPLRQPPPPPHHKVINLISGGSEICGATYSQAKRASRETDIRVTQVEVSNDNLPSLIFDESNKKNIREPQQDGLVISLPVGNCLIKRILVDNGSATNIMMLRTLTQMGLAESDMIKKSTTLVGFSGETKRTLGEITLPTYAQGVNLLKKFCIIDVDSSYNIIMERSWIHNLKAIPSTYH